A portion of the Edaphobacter lichenicola genome contains these proteins:
- a CDS encoding glycosyltransferase family 2 protein — translation MIILAFYGIHRYQLVWLYFKNKKNAAKWSEPPMRFTEEQLPFVTIQLPIFNEQFVIERLIEAVCRLDYPRDRFEVQVLDDSTDETTAVAQDIVERYARGFAGMEPQPIVYLHRSNRHGYKAGALDKGLDVAHGEFVAIFDADFVPPRQWVMQVIHHFAEPEIGMVQTRWTHLNRNYSFLTQVEAILLDGHFVLEHGGRSRAGVFFNFNGTAGMWRRETISTAGGWQHDTLTEDTDLSYRAQLAGWHFKYLQDVECPAELPIEMTAFKTQQARWAKGLIQTGKKILPRVLKSDAPWHTKLEAWYHLTANISYPLMIVLSVLLMPAMIIRSWQGYIQMLLIDFPLFIASTMSVSTFYMVSQKELYPKAWYKSIIYVPFVMALGGVGLTITNTKAVLEALFGVKSAFARTPKYSVKKKGEKSQAKVYRKRLGIVPWIELGIGCYFAWTVYYAVSTENFFTVPFLLLFVFGYWYTGLLSLLQGRFERSGDPDQQMHEKPYPVGI, via the coding sequence ATGATCATCCTGGCGTTCTATGGAATTCACCGGTATCAGTTGGTGTGGCTCTACTTCAAAAACAAGAAAAATGCGGCAAAGTGGAGTGAACCGCCGATGCGGTTTACGGAAGAACAGCTTCCGTTTGTCACGATTCAACTTCCGATCTTCAACGAGCAATTCGTGATCGAACGCTTAATCGAAGCGGTATGCAGGTTGGACTATCCGCGAGACCGTTTTGAGGTCCAGGTGCTCGACGATTCGACGGATGAGACCACTGCAGTCGCACAAGATATTGTCGAACGGTATGCTCGCGGGTTTGCCGGCATGGAGCCGCAACCGATTGTATATCTGCACCGCAGCAATCGGCATGGGTATAAGGCCGGGGCACTCGACAAAGGCCTAGATGTGGCACACGGTGAGTTCGTCGCAATCTTCGATGCTGACTTTGTGCCGCCGCGGCAGTGGGTCATGCAGGTGATTCACCACTTTGCAGAGCCAGAGATCGGTATGGTGCAGACGCGATGGACGCACCTGAATCGGAACTACAGTTTTCTTACGCAGGTCGAGGCGATCCTGCTGGATGGGCACTTCGTGCTCGAACATGGCGGGCGCAGCCGAGCCGGCGTGTTCTTCAACTTCAACGGGACGGCCGGTATGTGGCGGCGGGAAACGATCTCGACCGCGGGTGGCTGGCAGCACGACACCCTGACCGAAGACACCGACCTGAGCTACAGGGCACAGTTGGCGGGGTGGCACTTCAAGTATTTGCAGGACGTCGAATGTCCTGCAGAGTTACCGATCGAGATGACCGCGTTCAAGACGCAGCAGGCACGTTGGGCTAAGGGTTTGATTCAAACGGGAAAAAAGATTTTGCCCCGCGTACTGAAGAGCGACGCACCCTGGCATACAAAACTCGAGGCGTGGTATCACCTGACGGCCAATATCAGCTATCCGTTGATGATCGTCCTGAGCGTGTTGCTGATGCCCGCTATGATCATCCGAAGTTGGCAAGGGTATATCCAGATGCTCCTGATCGACTTTCCCTTGTTCATCGCAAGTACGATGTCGGTCTCTACCTTCTATATGGTGAGTCAGAAGGAGCTTTATCCAAAGGCCTGGTACAAGTCGATCATCTATGTCCCTTTCGTGATGGCACTTGGTGGAGTGGGGCTGACGATAACCAACACCAAGGCCGTACTGGAAGCGCTATTTGGCGTGAAGAGCGCGTTTGCCCGGACGCCGAAGTACAGTGTGAAGAAAAAAGGCGAGAAGAGCCAGGCAAAGGTTTATCGCAAGCGTTTGGGAATTGTGCCATGGATTGAACTGGGAATCGGGTGTTACTTTGCGTGGACGGTTTATTACGCAGTTTCGACGGAAAATTTCTTTACGGTTCCGTTTCTGCTGCTGTTTGTATTTGGGTATTGGTACACAGGGCTACTGAGCCTATTGCAGGGGCGGTTTGAGCGAAGCGGTGACCCGGATCAACAGATGCATGAGAAGCCGTATCCGGTGGGCATTTAA
- a CDS encoding VOC family protein, with amino-acid sequence MLTVTNTTATCDFYCRVLGMEVINFEGGMALKFGQRKINIHERGHEIAPHAAKPTPGSADLCLIVETPLDEMERVLHVAEIPIILGPIERTGATGDPLPLRSRPGRKSD; translated from the coding sequence GTGCTAACGGTTACAAACACTACGGCAACATGCGACTTTTACTGCCGCGTGCTGGGAATGGAGGTCATTAACTTCGAAGGCGGAATGGCTTTGAAGTTCGGCCAACGGAAGATCAATATCCACGAGCGAGGGCATGAGATCGCTCCCCATGCTGCAAAACCGACTCCGGGCTCTGCTGACCTCTGCCTGATTGTGGAGACACCGTTGGACGAGATGGAACGCGTGCTGCATGTCGCGGAGATTCCCATAATACTGGGGCCGATCGAGCGAACCGGAGCGACTGGAGATCCGCTCCCTCTACGTTCGCGACCCGGACGAAAATCTGATTGA
- a CDS encoding dehypoxanthine futalosine cyclase, translated as MGISRKEALDCFASDDLIGIGMEADALRRRLHPEGVVSYTIDGRVTYTESATGAGFDRLCEDISSIVELGGTGVMLQGEVTPALTISWFDGLFRRIKQRFPAIWLHSLSASEILDISEQSGTTLQDTMIRLRDAGLDSIPGDDAGILDDAVQNQGIRAKRATADWIAVHRAAHSLGMQTTATMMFGSGETMNHRVNHLETVRQLQEETGGFTSFTPWSFAPQVAALQGFEEATAVEYLKTLAISRMYLDNIRNVQSNLETQGLKVLQVGLRFGGNDVGSVMLAEGANAATEEQLRQVIRDAGFKPVQRDTVYRTMFLN; from the coding sequence ATGGGAATTAGCCGGAAAGAAGCTCTGGACTGCTTTGCAAGTGATGATCTGATCGGGATTGGGATGGAGGCCGACGCGTTGCGCCGCCGCCTGCACCCCGAAGGCGTAGTCAGCTACACCATCGACGGTAGAGTGACCTACACAGAATCCGCCACTGGCGCGGGTTTTGATCGCCTCTGCGAAGATATCTCGAGCATCGTCGAGCTAGGCGGGACAGGCGTGATGCTGCAAGGCGAAGTAACGCCGGCACTCACAATCTCCTGGTTTGACGGGCTGTTTCGCCGCATCAAACAGCGCTTCCCTGCCATATGGCTGCACTCCCTCTCAGCCAGCGAAATTCTCGATATCTCCGAGCAATCCGGAACAACCCTACAGGACACAATGATCCGCCTCCGCGATGCAGGCCTCGACTCAATCCCCGGTGATGACGCGGGTATTCTCGACGACGCAGTGCAAAATCAAGGAATTCGCGCCAAACGAGCAACAGCAGACTGGATCGCTGTTCATCGCGCAGCACACAGTCTGGGCATGCAGACGACCGCGACGATGATGTTTGGCAGCGGTGAGACGATGAACCATCGCGTGAATCACCTGGAGACGGTGCGGCAACTGCAAGAAGAGACAGGCGGATTTACGTCGTTTACCCCATGGAGCTTTGCGCCCCAAGTCGCAGCTCTTCAGGGGTTTGAAGAGGCGACGGCAGTGGAGTATCTCAAGACCTTGGCGATCTCGCGAATGTACCTCGACAACATTCGAAATGTGCAGTCGAACCTGGAGACACAAGGCCTCAAGGTCCTGCAGGTGGGCCTGCGCTTCGGCGGTAACGATGTAGGTAGCGTGATGCTGGCGGAAGGTGCCAATGCCGCTACGGAGGAGCAGTTGCGACAGGTGATTCGCGATGCTGGCTTCAAGCCTGTACAGCGAGATACGGTGTACAGGACGATGTTTTTGAATTAA
- a CDS encoding vitamin K epoxide reductase family protein — protein sequence MKYLIALLAVAGIVVSTMALRVHYMDPNLAPPCAVTEKFDCGAVNHSRFAVFPPRTFEEDPKAGSHIPVAIFGIVGYAAIAVAALMGRWWLLFEFAQVGFLFAAFLSYIEAYVLQKWCIYCLWSQGIVTAILVLTGAALVMRWQQRRSGTAVIASK from the coding sequence ATGAAGTATCTGATTGCTCTGCTGGCAGTTGCCGGGATTGTAGTTTCAACGATGGCGCTTCGCGTTCACTACATGGACCCCAATCTGGCCCCGCCCTGCGCCGTGACCGAAAAGTTCGACTGCGGTGCCGTGAATCACAGCCGGTTCGCAGTCTTCCCTCCCCGAACCTTCGAGGAAGATCCAAAGGCCGGATCACACATTCCCGTGGCAATCTTCGGAATTGTGGGATATGCAGCAATTGCCGTCGCAGCCCTGATGGGACGCTGGTGGCTGCTCTTCGAGTTCGCCCAGGTTGGCTTTCTCTTCGCCGCGTTCCTCTCCTATATCGAGGCGTACGTCCTGCAGAAGTGGTGTATCTACTGCCTGTGGTCGCAAGGGATCGTGACTGCGATTCTCGTCCTGACAGGCGCGGCGCTCGTGATGAGGTGGCAGCAAAGACGCAGCGGCACAGCCGTAATCGCCTCAAAATAA
- a CDS encoding Bax inhibitor-1/YccA family protein, producing the protein MTENRLDLNSYPTIIDVPREQTASLLAKVLGITSFGFLITALGVATAPDWSTLPGMIAVLVLVFAITFTRKASPALALGLFLTLTYFMGWEIGPLIHRYARSVGPAVVFNAAATTGLGMAAMGCVAYLFQINYRRIAGIGFAALLLLILAGIASMFFHFMTPNTYSWLTLGIFTLLTIGDFARIRAGGDGQSAVSLALSIYLDAINIFLAVLQLMGGRRRD; encoded by the coding sequence ATGACTGAGAATCGCCTGGACCTGAACTCTTATCCCACGATTATCGATGTGCCCCGCGAGCAGACTGCCTCGCTGCTCGCCAAGGTGCTTGGTATCACGTCGTTTGGCTTCCTGATTACGGCACTTGGTGTCGCGACCGCGCCTGACTGGAGCACTCTGCCGGGGATGATCGCGGTGCTTGTCCTCGTCTTTGCCATTACCTTTACTCGTAAAGCGAGTCCGGCGCTTGCGCTGGGGCTCTTCCTCACCCTGACTTACTTTATGGGTTGGGAGATTGGTCCACTGATTCACCGCTACGCTCGGAGCGTCGGCCCGGCGGTCGTTTTTAATGCAGCCGCCACCACTGGACTCGGAATGGCTGCCATGGGTTGCGTCGCATACCTTTTCCAGATTAACTACCGCCGGATTGCGGGCATCGGATTTGCGGCGCTGCTGCTGCTCATCCTCGCTGGTATCGCCAGCATGTTCTTCCACTTCATGACGCCGAATACTTACTCATGGCTGACGCTGGGGATCTTCACACTGCTTACGATCGGTGACTTTGCGCGAATCCGTGCTGGTGGCGATGGTCAGTCTGCTGTATCTCTTGCGCTTTCGATCTATCTTGACGCAATCAATATCTTCCTCGCCGTACTGCAGTTGATGGGCGGACGTCGGAGAGACTAG
- the ruvX gene encoding Holliday junction resolvase RuvX, which translates to MATGRVMALDVGKVRVGVALSDPLGYTAQPLLTLWRKNRSDDLRSLLRLIRKHEVVEIVVGNPLHLSGDVSPWGQKVQEFADEIRKRTALPVHLWDERLSTRAAHEILNEAGHDQKDRKHVIDQVAAVVILRGWMEAKEQSAARAALEQSDARELKVRKEE; encoded by the coding sequence ATGGCGACAGGGCGAGTGATGGCATTGGATGTAGGGAAGGTGCGTGTTGGCGTGGCACTCTCCGACCCACTCGGTTACACCGCGCAGCCGCTCCTGACGTTATGGCGCAAGAATCGAAGCGATGATCTGCGCAGTTTGCTGCGGTTGATTCGCAAACATGAAGTAGTGGAGATTGTGGTGGGGAACCCGCTGCATCTCTCTGGCGACGTAAGCCCTTGGGGGCAAAAGGTGCAGGAGTTCGCCGACGAGATTCGCAAACGTACCGCGCTGCCGGTACATCTGTGGGATGAGCGGCTAAGCACGCGTGCGGCCCATGAGATTTTGAACGAAGCAGGTCACGACCAAAAAGATCGCAAGCACGTCATCGATCAGGTAGCAGCCGTTGTCATCCTGCGCGGCTGGATGGAGGCAAAGGAACAATCAGCGGCGCGAGCAGCGCTGGAACAAAGCGACGCCCGAGAACTCAAAGTTCGCAAAGAGGAGTAG
- a CDS encoding KdsC family phosphatase produces MSNTPLPSVSADVLARARKIKLFLMDVDGTLTDGGVCLISSTVVGGDGHSSVSEMKVFNAQDGQGLSLAHTMGIQTGFITGRSSPAVAKRAEELKVTFVCLGQAKKMQAYEDCMRKAGVTEDEVAYMGDDLPDMPLAQRAGLAVCVADGVPELKAVCHYITQRVGGRGTAREVIELILKAQGRWEEAVPLALA; encoded by the coding sequence ATGTCGAATACTCCACTCCCGTCTGTCTCTGCCGATGTGCTGGCTCGCGCTCGCAAGATCAAACTGTTTTTGATGGATGTGGACGGTACGCTGACGGATGGAGGCGTCTGTCTCATCTCCTCGACCGTCGTTGGTGGTGATGGGCATTCGTCTGTCTCTGAGATGAAGGTCTTCAATGCGCAGGATGGTCAAGGACTATCGCTTGCACACACGATGGGAATTCAGACTGGGTTTATCACGGGCAGGAGCTCGCCCGCGGTGGCTAAGCGTGCCGAAGAGTTGAAGGTGACGTTCGTTTGCCTGGGACAAGCAAAGAAGATGCAGGCTTATGAAGACTGCATGCGGAAGGCCGGAGTGACGGAGGACGAGGTCGCCTACATGGGAGACGACCTGCCGGATATGCCGTTGGCGCAGAGGGCGGGACTTGCTGTTTGTGTGGCGGATGGAGTGCCGGAGTTGAAGGCAGTTTGTCACTACATCACGCAACGCGTGGGCGGCCGAGGAACAGCGCGAGAGGTGATCGAGTTGATCTTGAAGGCGCAGGGTCGGTGGGAAGAGGCTGTGCCGCTTGCGCTTGCGTAG
- a CDS encoding DUF2277 domain-containing protein — MCRNIKMLFNFEPVVTPEEIRAASIQYVRKISGFNKPSKANESAFFAAVDEVAAVSARLLSSLETNAEPRSREEEAAKAKARGEKRFHA, encoded by the coding sequence ATGTGCCGAAATATAAAGATGCTCTTCAACTTCGAGCCTGTGGTGACTCCCGAAGAGATTCGAGCTGCCTCGATCCAATATGTGAGAAAAATCAGCGGTTTCAACAAACCGTCGAAGGCGAATGAGAGTGCGTTTTTTGCCGCAGTCGATGAAGTTGCTGCCGTCTCGGCGCGCCTGCTTTCGTCGTTGGAGACGAATGCGGAACCCAGGAGCCGGGAAGAAGAGGCGGCCAAGGCTAAAGCTCGTGGCGAGAAGAGATTTCATGCCTAA
- the dinB gene encoding DNA polymerase IV, whose translation MSEERPLHSESADERPHESTLRKIVHVDMDAFYASVEQRDDPALRGKPVVVAWRGRRSVVCAASYEARRFGVRSAMPAITAERLCPEAIFLPPDFARYKAVSRAVREIFQRHTDLIEPLSLDEAYLDVTENKTSLPTATRVAKAIRQQIRDELSLTASAGVAPNKFLAKIASDWRKPDGLFVIQPTDLETFLPPLLVGRIPGVGKVTETRLKQIGIQTVGDLQKFDAASLEAQFGRYGSRLYQLARGIDHSRVVPDRLTKSISAEDTFPRDIPLSETDDLIRRLAEKVWAASRKEPRIARTVVLKLKTSDFIILTRSHTPIVPPVSCEELTTIALSLRERIDLGPAQRFRLVGVGLSNFREPDGIPSPLFDEAKTITSYASSPPVE comes from the coding sequence ATGAGCGAAGAACGCCCACTTCACTCCGAATCGGCAGACGAGCGCCCACACGAAAGCACGCTTCGCAAGATCGTCCACGTCGATATGGACGCGTTCTATGCCTCGGTCGAACAACGGGACGATCCGGCGCTTCGCGGCAAGCCAGTCGTGGTGGCGTGGCGTGGCAGACGGTCTGTCGTCTGCGCCGCTTCCTATGAGGCAAGACGCTTCGGAGTTCGTTCGGCCATGCCTGCCATTACTGCCGAACGCCTATGCCCCGAAGCGATCTTTCTTCCTCCCGACTTCGCGCGCTACAAGGCTGTGTCCCGCGCCGTGCGGGAGATCTTCCAGCGACACACCGACTTGATCGAGCCTCTGTCCTTGGACGAAGCGTATCTTGACGTCACAGAGAATAAAACCTCCTTGCCCACCGCAACGCGCGTCGCCAAAGCTATTCGCCAACAGATCCGTGACGAGCTCTCTCTCACCGCATCGGCTGGTGTCGCTCCAAACAAGTTTCTTGCAAAGATCGCCTCCGACTGGCGAAAGCCTGACGGACTCTTCGTCATTCAGCCAACTGACTTGGAGACGTTTCTTCCGCCCCTCCTCGTAGGTCGCATCCCCGGAGTCGGCAAGGTCACCGAGACTCGTCTCAAGCAGATCGGCATTCAGACGGTCGGCGATCTGCAGAAATTTGACGCAGCATCACTCGAAGCTCAGTTTGGCCGCTACGGATCGCGTCTCTACCAACTCGCTCGCGGTATCGATCACAGCAGAGTCGTGCCCGACAGACTCACCAAATCGATCTCCGCGGAAGATACGTTCCCGCGAGATATCCCCCTATCGGAGACAGACGACCTTATCCGCCGACTCGCAGAAAAAGTTTGGGCAGCCTCGCGAAAAGAGCCGCGTATCGCGCGAACGGTAGTGCTCAAGCTGAAGACGAGTGACTTCATCATCCTCACGCGCAGCCACACGCCAATCGTTCCTCCGGTCTCGTGCGAAGAATTGACGACAATCGCCCTCTCCCTGCGAGAACGTATCGATCTCGGCCCTGCCCAACGCTTCCGTTTAGTCGGCGTTGGCCTCAGCAACTTCCGCGAACCAGACGGTATACCATCGCCGCTGTTCGACGAGGCAAAAACCATCACGTCGTATGCTTCATCACCGCCAGTTGAATAA
- a CDS encoding FAD-containing oxidoreductase has protein sequence MKQDFDAIIVGTGQAGPSLAGRLTQAGWTVAIVERKLFGGTCVNNGCTPTKAMVASAHAAHLARRGADFGVIRREPVTVDMSKVVARKDAIVMKSRTGIESWLRNMERCTVFQGTGSFESPNEIRVGDTVLRAKHIFLNVGARPSVPDMHGVKDVRFLTSTTVLDLEELPRHLIVVGGSYVGLEFAQMYRRFGADVTVVERKSRLVPNEDEDLSKGVKEILESEGIQLRLDADCIRLEDRGSDVAVGVDCIEGHPEVVGSHILLAVGRSPNTDDLGLKAAGIQTDKHGFITVNDELLTSTAGVWALGDCNGRGAFTHTSYNDFEIVADNLLDKASRRVSDRIPVSALYIDPPLAQVGLTEAQVLKSGRPALIGTRPMTKVGRAVEKGESQGFMKILVDAESKKILGAAILGTGGDEAIHCILSTMYANAPFTTLSHAVHIHPTVSELIPTMLQSMTPLVGKTSS, from the coding sequence ATGAAACAAGACTTCGACGCAATCATCGTAGGCACAGGGCAGGCGGGACCGTCCTTGGCGGGGCGTCTTACCCAGGCCGGCTGGACCGTGGCCATCGTCGAGCGCAAGTTGTTCGGTGGCACCTGTGTCAACAATGGATGCACTCCCACAAAAGCAATGGTCGCAAGCGCTCACGCTGCTCATCTCGCGCGTCGAGGAGCCGACTTTGGCGTCATCCGGCGCGAGCCTGTTACGGTCGACATGAGCAAAGTAGTGGCTCGCAAAGACGCAATCGTCATGAAATCTCGCACAGGCATTGAAAGCTGGTTGCGGAACATGGAACGATGCACAGTCTTTCAAGGAACAGGCAGCTTCGAGTCGCCGAATGAGATTCGTGTTGGAGACACTGTCCTCCGCGCAAAGCACATCTTCCTGAACGTCGGCGCCAGGCCAAGCGTCCCTGACATGCACGGCGTCAAAGACGTTCGTTTTCTCACCAGCACCACGGTCCTCGATCTTGAAGAGCTTCCGCGGCACCTCATCGTCGTTGGTGGCAGCTATGTCGGGCTGGAGTTCGCACAGATGTATCGACGCTTTGGAGCGGACGTCACCGTTGTAGAGCGCAAGTCCCGCCTGGTGCCGAACGAGGACGAGGATCTGTCCAAGGGAGTCAAAGAAATCCTTGAATCAGAAGGTATCCAACTTCGCCTGGACGCAGACTGCATCCGTTTAGAAGATCGCGGAAGCGACGTCGCCGTAGGCGTTGACTGTATCGAGGGACATCCTGAGGTTGTGGGATCACACATACTTCTCGCAGTTGGAAGGTCGCCCAATACCGACGATCTTGGACTGAAAGCAGCAGGCATTCAAACTGACAAACACGGTTTCATCACGGTGAACGACGAACTCCTCACCAGTACTGCCGGGGTCTGGGCGTTGGGAGACTGCAACGGCCGAGGAGCGTTCACCCATACCTCCTATAATGACTTCGAGATCGTCGCTGACAACCTGCTCGACAAAGCATCACGCCGTGTAAGCGACCGCATTCCAGTGAGCGCTCTCTACATTGACCCTCCCCTGGCACAGGTCGGACTAACCGAGGCGCAGGTGCTCAAGAGCGGTCGTCCAGCCTTGATCGGAACACGGCCCATGACGAAGGTCGGACGTGCCGTGGAGAAGGGCGAGTCACAGGGCTTTATGAAAATCCTTGTCGACGCCGAAAGCAAAAAGATACTCGGAGCGGCCATCCTGGGCACTGGCGGCGACGAAGCAATTCATTGCATCTTGAGCACAATGTATGCCAACGCGCCGTTCACCACGCTCTCTCATGCAGTGCACATTCACCCCACAGTGTCGGAGCTAATTCCTACAATGCTTCAATCGATGACACCACTCGTCGGCAAAACGAGCAGCTAA
- a CDS encoding DUF4126 family protein, producing the protein MFILVLAFLIGIVAGLRALTAPAAVSWAAHLGLLSLQGTPLAWLGYAFTPYIFTVLALGELFNDKLPKTPSRTVPPQFITRVVTGALSGAAIGAASHSLVLGLIAGAIGAVAGTLGGSAIRAKLAGAFGKDLPAALLEDAVAIILAIVVVTRLG; encoded by the coding sequence ATGTTCATTCTTGTGCTTGCATTTCTGATTGGTATCGTCGCCGGCCTTCGAGCATTGACGGCTCCGGCCGCTGTGAGTTGGGCTGCGCATCTTGGTTTGCTATCGCTTCAAGGCACGCCGCTTGCATGGCTTGGCTATGCATTCACGCCGTATATCTTCACCGTTCTGGCGCTTGGTGAGTTGTTTAATGACAAGTTGCCGAAGACGCCAAGCCGTACCGTTCCACCGCAGTTCATCACGAGAGTCGTCACCGGAGCGCTGTCCGGCGCTGCCATCGGTGCCGCAAGTCATTCGCTTGTTCTTGGCTTGATCGCCGGGGCTATCGGTGCAGTCGCAGGCACACTCGGCGGCTCAGCCATCCGCGCCAAACTGGCAGGAGCCTTCGGAAAGGATCTACCCGCTGCTCTGCTTGAGGACGCCGTCGCGATAATTCTTGCCATCGTTGTAGTCACGAGACTGGGATGA
- a CDS encoding nuclear transport factor 2 family protein: MSNPPVALVPPFTLETAILKVRKAEDNWNSRNPEQVSLGYTPDSKWRNRSEFVTGRAQIVQFLTRKWQKELDYRLIKELWAFGGSRIAVRFAYESHDAAGQWYRSYGNENWEFDETGVMHHRHASINDLAIKESDRLFHWPLGRRPDDHPGLSELGL, encoded by the coding sequence ATGAGTAATCCACCCGTCGCTCTCGTCCCCCCATTCACTCTGGAAACAGCAATCCTCAAAGTCCGAAAGGCGGAGGACAACTGGAACTCGCGTAATCCTGAGCAGGTGTCTCTCGGCTATACACCCGACAGCAAATGGCGCAATCGTTCCGAGTTCGTCACCGGACGAGCACAGATCGTCCAGTTTCTCACGCGCAAGTGGCAGAAGGAACTGGACTACAGGTTGATCAAGGAGTTGTGGGCGTTCGGTGGATCACGCATCGCCGTTCGGTTCGCCTACGAATCGCACGACGCAGCCGGGCAATGGTACCGCTCTTACGGAAACGAAAACTGGGAGTTTGATGAGACCGGTGTGATGCATCACCGCCATGCGTCCATCAACGATCTTGCGATTAAGGAAAGCGACCGTCTCTTCCACTGGCCGCTTGGACGCCGTCCCGACGATCATCCCGGCTTAAGCGAATTAGGCCTTTAA
- a CDS encoding peroxiredoxin, with protein sequence MSLRINDLAPDFTAETTHGTIHFHEWIGDDWAVFFSHPKDFTPVCTTELGAVANLERDFAKRGAKVIGLSVDPVTNHEKWAVDIEEIGGSKVNYPLIGDPELKIAKLYDMLAADAGETSEGRTPANNAPVRTVFVIGPDKRIKLTLAYPMTTGRNFDEILRVLDSMQLTSKHKVATPANWKQGDDVIITGAVSNEDADKIFPGYKTVKPYLRTVAQPK encoded by the coding sequence ATGTCACTCCGCATCAACGATCTTGCTCCTGATTTCACTGCCGAAACCACCCACGGCACGATCCATTTCCATGAATGGATTGGCGATGATTGGGCGGTATTTTTCTCCCACCCCAAGGACTTCACCCCGGTGTGTACGACGGAGCTTGGCGCGGTTGCAAATTTGGAGCGAGATTTTGCAAAGCGTGGCGCCAAGGTGATTGGGCTGAGTGTGGATCCGGTCACCAATCACGAGAAGTGGGCCGTAGACATTGAAGAGATTGGCGGATCGAAAGTGAACTATCCGCTCATCGGAGATCCGGAGTTGAAGATCGCGAAGCTCTACGACATGCTCGCGGCCGATGCGGGTGAGACCTCGGAGGGCCGCACGCCTGCAAACAATGCGCCGGTGCGCACGGTGTTTGTCATCGGGCCCGACAAACGGATCAAGCTGACGCTGGCGTATCCGATGACGACTGGCCGCAACTTCGACGAGATCCTCCGTGTGCTCGACTCAATGCAGCTTACGTCCAAGCATAAAGTTGCAACGCCTGCGAACTGGAAACAGGGCGACGACGTTATCATCACAGGAGCGGTCTCCAACGAAGATGCCGATAAGATCTTCCCCGGATATAAAACGGTGAAGCCGTATCTCCGTACGGTCGCTCAACCGAAGTAG
- a CDS encoding PhzF family phenazine biosynthesis protein, translating to MSTNEPSSSFVVEPTAHCAYDFAQVDVFAEHPLEGNALAIFTDARGLSSDEMQAIARETNLSETTFVFPRAAEVERERGVHVRIFLTTEEVPFAGHPTLGTASWLYLNHPILRGSEQITLDLGVGPITVRFKPQQQDEPGVFGTMRQNDPTFGEALYESKDRTQLAAALNLSVDDLAPDLPAQVISTGMSFCIVPLRSLKVAARLSIVPQEARRYLDRIGAKFFHCITPANANSGADWHARMQFDTGEDPATGSASGCTIAYLVRHGLVSSEQPIVIEQGIEMLRPSRIHVSAALEKNIVTKVFVGGRTIPVASGRLFLP from the coding sequence ATGTCAACTAACGAACCCTCTTCTTCCTTTGTAGTTGAGCCCACCGCCCATTGCGCCTATGACTTTGCGCAGGTGGATGTCTTCGCCGAGCATCCTCTGGAAGGCAATGCCCTGGCTATCTTCACGGATGCTCGTGGACTATCCAGCGACGAGATGCAGGCCATCGCCCGCGAGACCAATCTCAGCGAGACGACATTCGTCTTTCCTCGCGCCGCCGAAGTCGAACGTGAACGCGGCGTCCATGTCCGCATCTTCCTCACTACCGAAGAAGTTCCTTTTGCCGGCCATCCCACGCTTGGCACGGCCAGCTGGCTCTACTTGAATCATCCGATCCTCCGCGGCTCCGAGCAGATTACCCTCGACCTTGGAGTCGGTCCAATCACGGTTCGCTTCAAGCCACAGCAACAGGATGAGCCCGGTGTCTTCGGCACCATGCGGCAGAATGACCCGACCTTCGGCGAAGCTCTGTATGAGAGCAAGGACCGCACTCAATTGGCCGCAGCCCTCAACCTTTCGGTTGACGACCTCGCGCCCGATCTTCCTGCGCAGGTTATCTCAACCGGCATGTCGTTCTGCATCGTGCCGCTGCGATCGCTGAAGGTCGCGGCTCGGCTTAGTATCGTTCCACAAGAGGCGCGCCGCTATCTCGATCGTATTGGCGCAAAGTTCTTCCATTGCATTACTCCTGCTAATGCAAACTCAGGAGCGGATTGGCATGCACGCATGCAGTTCGACACAGGTGAAGATCCTGCCACCGGATCAGCGTCAGGCTGCACCATCGCTTACCTTGTTCGTCATGGTCTCGTATCGAGTGAACAGCCGATTGTGATCGAGCAGGGAATCGAGATGCTGCGTCCGAGTCGTATTCATGTCAGCGCAGCACTCGAGAAGAACATCGTCACAAAAGTGTTCGTTGGGGGCCGCACCATTCCTGTTGCAAGCGGACGCCTTTTCCTGCCGTGA